In a genomic window of Glycine max cultivar Williams 82 chromosome 13, Glycine_max_v4.0, whole genome shotgun sequence:
- the LOC100306432 gene encoding uncharacterized protein LOC100306432 precursor, producing the protein MAFSQVITTLLFALAIARISPSACQTVEGKVSCTDCADNYDFSGIKVSVKCEGVKNLAMATTEDKGFFQVDLPSDQTKPPSVNCFTKLLGGPNTNLYASKKNLVSQIVKGKEKNTYTISTPLSFFTSCPQNTECKAANYNQFGSSKTFDLPLPREWGLAPSSFYVPFFPIIGIP; encoded by the exons ATGGCGTTTTCTCAGGTTATCACAACACTTCTTTTTGCATTAGCTATAGCCAGAATTAGCCCCTCAGCATGCCAAACGGTAGAGGGCAAAGTCTCTTGCACTGACTGCGCTGACAACTACGATTTCTCTG GCATTAAGGTCTCAGTGAAGTGTGAAGGTGTGAAAAACCTGGCTATGGCGACCACAGAAGATAAGGGCTTCTTCCAGGTTGACCTTCCCTCAGACCAAACAAAACCTCCCTCAGTGAATTGCTTTACAAAACTTCTCGGGGGGCCAAATACTAATCTTTATGCCTCAAAGAAAAACCTGGTCTCTCAAATTGTtaagggaaaagagaaaaacacatACACCATCTCCACTCCTCTTAGTTTCTTCACATCGTGTCCCCAGAACACTGAATGCAAGGCTGCTAATTATAACCAGTTCGGTTCATCCAAAACCTTTGATCTTCCATTGCCTCGGGAGTGGGGTTTGGCTCCTAGTAGCTTCTATGTTCCTTTCTTCCCCATCATCGGAATTCCTTAA